From Strix uralensis isolate ZFMK-TIS-50842 chromosome 1, bStrUra1, whole genome shotgun sequence, a single genomic window includes:
- the FIGNL1 gene encoding fidgetin-like protein 1 produces the protein METPTHSTVHLSDWQKSYFAITSGTCTPGQKADEYRAKILHIQYAWANSEISQVCAANLFKKYAEKYSAIIDSDNIETGLNNYAENILTLAKCQQNDSDKWQSALTTDNVLDLKCVQERMQAGKNFQSSQMAPAAACVLADKGVSSSTAPGLPKLSILSSAGETELCAGSAKCASRGPDLLEHPSSSKSLQSSVPPVTKTPYTLPASSASLNEQGHTGFQATPLFGSKEATSSSSLKASGNCRDGQHLSSSNQSAVPAWSTSSGKRKAFYGLADEGSMVIPSLAACQASTSAETSSSSGYRSRNEESSVPGFRTAKEQLWVDQQKKSQNLPQRAPVSSHGGVKKSLGAGRSRGPFGKFVPPVSKQDGNENGGAQSKPHARGPTDPSLPVDERLKNIEPKMVELIMHEIMDHGPPVNWDDIAGVEFAKATIKEIVVWPMLRPDIFTGLRGPPKGILLFGPPGTGKTLIGKCIACQSGATFFSISASSLTSKWVGEGEKMVRALFAVARCQQPAVIFIDEIDSLLSQRGDGEHESSRRIKTEFLVQLDGATTSSEDRILVVGATNRPQEIDEAARRRLVKRLYIPLPEASARKQIVTRLMSKEHCSLNEEEIDLIVKKSNGFSGADMTQLCREASLGPIRSLQSTDIATIMPEQVRPIAFLDFESAFRTVRPSVSSKDLELYETWNQTFGCGR, from the coding sequence ATGGAAACCCCCACCCACAGCACTGTGCACCTGAGCGACTGGCAGAAAAGTTACTTTGCTATTACCTCTGGCACCTGCACACCCGGACAGAAGGCAGATGAATACCGTGCCAAAATCCTGCATATTCAGTATGCATGGGCAAACTCCGAGATCTCTCAGGTCTGTGCTGCCAACCTGTTTAAAAAATACGCGGAGAAATACTCTGCAATTATTGACTCTGACAACATAGAGACTGGCTTGAATAACTACGCTGAAAACATTTTGACTTTGGCAAAGTGTCAGCAAAATGACAGTGACAAGTGGCAATCTGCCTTGACAACAGATAATGTACTTGATTTAAAGTGTGTGCAGGAGAGGATGCAGGCTGGCAAAAATTTCCAGAGCTCTCAGATGgcaccagcagctgcctgtgTACTAGCTGATAAAGGGGTCAGTTCCTCCACCGCTCCAGGTCTTCCTAAACTCAGTATCCTCAGCAGTGCTGGAGAGACTGAGCTCTGTGCTGGCTCAGCAAAATGTGCAAGTCGGGGACCAGATCTCCTTGAGCATCCGTCATCCTCAAAGTCTCTTCAAAGCAGCGTGCCTCCTGTGACCAAAACTCCGTATACGCTTCCTGCCTCTTCGGCCTCCTTAAACGAACAGGGTCATACAGGTTTCCAGGCAACTCCGCTATTTGGAAGTAAAGAAGCAACAAGTAGTAGTTCTCTGAAAGCGTCAGGTAACTGTCGTGATGGACAACATTTGTCTTCTTCCAATCAGTCCGCTGTACCTGCATGGTCCACAagttctggaaaaagaaaagcgTTTTATGGTCTGGCTGATGAAGGCAGCATGGTGATTCCTAGCCTTGCTGCATGCCAAGCTTCCACTAGTGCAGAAACCAGTAGTTCTTCAGGGTATAGAAGCAGAAATGAAGAGAGCAGTGTTCCCGGTTTTAGAACTGCAAAAGAACAGCTGTGGGTGGATCAGCAAAAGAAatctcaaaacctgccccagCGTGCACCAGTGTCGTCACATGGAGGTGTGAAAAAATCACTGGGTGCAGGCAGATCTCGGGGTCCGTTTGGCAAGTTTGTTCCTCCAGTTTCAAAACAAGATGGAAATGAAAACGGGGGAGCACAGAGTAAACCTCATGCAAGAGGACCAACAGATCCATCGCTGCCTGTAGATGAACGACTGAAGAACATAGAACCAAAAATGGTTGAACTCATCATGCACGAGATCATGGACCACGGGCCTCCTGTCAACTGGGATGACATTGCCGGAGTTGAGTTTGCTAAAGCTACTATAAAAGAAATAGTCGTCTGGCCTATGCTGAGGCCAGACATCTTCACTGGGTTGCGTGGTCCTCCTAAAGGAATTCTTCTCTTTGGCCCCCCTGGGACTGGCAAGACTCTTATAGGCAAGTGCATCGCCTGCCAGTCTGGAGCCACTTTTTTTAGCATCAGCGCCTCTTCTCTGACTTCCAAATGGGTCGGTGAGGGGGAAAAGATGGTCCGTGCACTGTTCGCTGTGGCACGGTGTCAACAGCCAGCAGTGATCTTCATTGATGAAATTGATTCCCTGTTGTCTCAGCGTGGAGATGGGGAGCACGAGTCATCGAGAAGAATCAAAACTGAATTTCTGGTCCAGTTAGATGGGGCAACAACCTCCTCTGAAGATCGTATTCTGGTGGTTGGAGCAACAAATCGACCCCAAGAGATCGATGAAGCTGCGCGAAGGAGACTAGTGAAGAGACTGTACATTCCTCTCCCAGAAGCCTCAGCTAGGAAGCAGATTGTTACCCGCCTCATGTCAAAGGAGCACTGCTCTCTAAACGAAGAGGAAATCGACCTCATAGTTAAGAAATCGAATGGATTTTCTGGGGCAGACATGACCCAGCTCTGCCGAGAAGCTTCGCTGGGCCCTATCCGCAGTCTTCAGTCCACGGACATTGCAACCATCATGCCGGAGCAAGTCCGGCCTATTGCTTTCCTGGACTTCGAGAGCGCCTTCAGGACCGTGCGGCCCAGCGTCTCCTCGAAGGACCTGGAGCTGTATGAAACCTGGAACCAGACGTTTGGCTGCGGCAGATAA